In one Dermochelys coriacea isolate rDerCor1 chromosome 20, rDerCor1.pri.v4, whole genome shotgun sequence genomic region, the following are encoded:
- the ARF3 gene encoding ADP-ribosylation factor 3 isoform X2, whose translation MGNIFGNLLKSLIGKKEMRILMVGLDAAGKTTILYKLKLGEIVTTIPTIGFNVETVEYKNISFTVWDVGGQDKIRPLWRHYFQNTQGLIFVVDSNDRERVNEAREELMRMLAEDELRDAVLLVFANKQDLPNAMNAAEITDKLGLHSLRHRNWYIQATCATSGDGLYEGLDWLANQLKNKK comes from the exons ATGGGCAACATCTTCGGGAACCTGCTGAAGAGCCTGATCGGCAAGAAGGAGATGCGCATCCTGATGGTGGGGCTGGACGCAGCCGGGAAGACCACCATCCTCTACAAGCTGAAGCTGGGCGAGATCGTCACCACTATCCCCACCATAg ggttCAACGTGGAGACTGTCGAGTACAAGAACATCAGCTTCACCGTGTGGGATGTGGGCGGCCAGGACAAGATCCGGCCCCTGTGGCGGCACTACTTCCAGAACACCCAGG gGCTGATCTTTGTGGTGGACAGCAACGACCGGGAGCGGGTGAACGAGGCGCGTGAGGAGCTGATGCGGATGCTGGCTGAGGACGAGCTGCGGGACGCCGTGCTCCTTGTCTTCGCCAACAAGCAG gacctgcCCAACGCCATGAACGCGGCGGAGATCACGGACAAGCTGGGCCTGCACTCCCTGCGCCATCGCAACTGGTACATCCAGGCCACGTGCGCCACCAGCGGGGACGGGCTCTACGAGGGCCTGGACTGGCTGGCTAACCAGCTGAAGAACAAGAAGTGA